From Algoriphagus sp. NG3, the proteins below share one genomic window:
- a CDS encoding VCBS repeat-containing protein, translated as MKQLSYFILLSFVLLLSCGKKEEKLFELMPADYTGIQFENTLTSSDSLNILEYLYFYNGGGVAAGDINNDGLVDLYFACNQTSNRLYLNKGNFQFEDITESAGVSGAGGWSTGVTMADVNGDGLLDIYVCQVGNYKGIRGKNLLYINLGDGKFEDQAAAYGVDFVGFSTHAAFLDYDQDGDLDLYLLNHSVKSPEVFAPAEQRKNPDALGDKFFKNLLSEGKIGFEDVTEASGIYSSILGFGLGVGVADIDGDGWPDIYISNDFTENDYLYLNQQDGTFLEVLDSLIANTSRYSMGNDLADLNGDGLPEIFTVDMLPLDPEIWMKSVGEDKPEVFDIKRKFGYSDQYVRNHLQLNRGKSGFSEIALYAGVYASDWSWSPLILDLDNDGLPDIHITNGIEKRPNDLDFIQYNQQSIPKLSEEEFQRQQIEMLPTVKLANLSFQNQGDLTFTDQAEKWGLDHPSYSNGSTYADLDNDGDLDLIINNLNQPAFIYQNHSDKSENAFLRINLQADGANSFGMGAKVGLHFGKKSLFQHYSGSRGFMSGTSSTLVFGLGKTSFIDSISVRWPDGLLEIFHHTALNQSLTLKQGEGKERLAPTLEKTRFKFPDIAWKHEEKTSLDETKREYLIPRSFASMGPALAVADINGDGLEDIYVGGAQDQAGAIFLQQLDGNFVPKENPIFDQLSKAEDIVAAFADFNGDGYPDLYVGSGGNEVPSGAVFNYDRLYFGDGKGNFHFSPKSIPMIGENSSTLAIYDIDEDGDLDIFVGSAVVSGAYGASPKSVLLINDGNGFFIDQTTDWFGQDTDLGMVNSAVWADLDGNGTSELLLTGEWQGIQIFEKSESNTLNEKLTLGLEYSSGWINQLCIADVDGDGRLDIMIGNLGLNSKLKAARSQPVWLYYGDFDENGQTDPIIFHYMEDHLLPFASRDDLIKQIPGLKKKHAYYRDYSNVASPRDLFSEESLSRTSKFPVYEFRSGTYFQQADGSFIFEPFPFPAQLSPVLSVYWDEKENTVLLGGNFSGFRVDLGSNKASAFSSYQWKNGNWMPKELTTNITPKSEIRQLHKITVNQKGYGLAGSNSGPLFWVKLY; from the coding sequence ATGAAGCAACTCTCCTACTTCATACTTCTTTCATTTGTGCTTTTACTTTCATGTGGAAAGAAAGAGGAAAAGCTCTTTGAACTAATGCCTGCTGACTACACAGGCATACAGTTTGAAAATACTCTGACCTCTTCAGATTCGCTGAACATCTTAGAATACCTCTATTTCTACAACGGCGGCGGAGTCGCGGCTGGTGATATCAATAACGATGGCTTGGTGGATTTATATTTCGCCTGTAATCAGACCTCCAACCGTCTTTACCTCAATAAGGGCAATTTCCAGTTTGAAGACATCACCGAATCAGCAGGAGTAAGTGGCGCAGGCGGATGGTCCACAGGAGTAACTATGGCCGACGTGAATGGGGATGGGTTATTGGACATTTATGTCTGTCAGGTGGGGAATTACAAAGGGATACGTGGAAAAAATTTGCTTTATATCAACCTGGGGGATGGGAAATTTGAAGATCAGGCAGCAGCTTATGGAGTGGATTTCGTAGGATTCAGCACCCACGCCGCTTTTCTGGATTATGATCAAGACGGTGATCTGGATCTTTATTTATTAAACCATTCCGTCAAATCTCCGGAGGTTTTCGCTCCTGCAGAGCAAAGGAAAAATCCAGATGCCTTGGGCGATAAATTCTTTAAAAACCTACTTTCGGAAGGGAAAATCGGTTTTGAGGATGTCACCGAGGCCTCCGGTATTTACTCCAGCATTTTAGGTTTCGGTCTTGGAGTCGGGGTGGCGGACATAGATGGGGATGGATGGCCCGATATCTACATCTCCAATGACTTCACCGAAAACGATTACCTCTACCTAAACCAGCAAGACGGCACATTCTTAGAAGTACTCGATAGTCTGATAGCCAATACCAGCAGATACAGCATGGGAAATGACCTTGCCGATCTCAACGGAGATGGGCTACCTGAAATATTTACTGTGGATATGCTCCCCTTAGATCCGGAAATCTGGATGAAATCGGTAGGTGAAGACAAACCTGAGGTCTTTGACATCAAAAGAAAGTTTGGCTATTCAGACCAATATGTCCGAAACCATCTTCAGCTTAACCGTGGGAAAAGTGGATTCAGCGAAATTGCTCTTTACGCCGGGGTATATGCTTCTGACTGGAGCTGGTCTCCCCTAATCCTAGACTTGGACAATGATGGACTGCCTGATATCCACATCACCAATGGAATAGAAAAACGTCCCAACGACTTAGACTTTATCCAATATAACCAGCAATCAATCCCGAAGCTATCGGAAGAAGAATTCCAAAGACAACAGATAGAGATGTTGCCTACAGTCAAATTGGCAAATCTTAGTTTTCAGAATCAGGGTGATTTAACTTTCACTGATCAGGCCGAAAAATGGGGCTTGGATCACCCCAGTTATTCCAACGGCTCCACCTATGCGGATCTGGACAACGACGGGGACTTAGATTTGATCATCAATAACCTCAACCAGCCTGCATTTATCTACCAAAATCATAGTGATAAATCAGAAAATGCCTTTCTCAGGATAAATCTCCAGGCCGATGGAGCCAACTCATTTGGAATGGGGGCAAAAGTAGGATTGCACTTTGGAAAAAAAAGCCTATTCCAGCACTATTCCGGCAGCAGGGGATTCATGTCAGGCACTTCATCTACGCTGGTTTTTGGGCTGGGAAAAACCTCATTCATAGACTCTATTTCTGTGAGATGGCCGGATGGACTCTTGGAGATTTTTCACCACACTGCTCTCAATCAGTCGCTTACGTTAAAGCAAGGAGAGGGGAAAGAACGCCTAGCCCCTACACTTGAAAAAACAAGGTTTAAATTCCCTGATATAGCTTGGAAACATGAGGAAAAAACCTCCCTGGATGAAACCAAACGGGAATACCTTATCCCGAGAAGTTTCGCAAGTATGGGGCCGGCACTGGCCGTAGCTGATATAAACGGTGATGGACTGGAAGATATCTATGTAGGGGGAGCTCAGGATCAGGCAGGAGCCATATTTCTGCAGCAGCTAGACGGAAACTTTGTGCCTAAAGAGAATCCGATCTTTGACCAGCTTAGCAAAGCTGAAGATATAGTAGCGGCCTTTGCGGACTTCAATGGAGACGGCTATCCTGATCTATATGTAGGCAGTGGCGGCAATGAGGTTCCTAGCGGAGCAGTTTTTAATTATGACCGACTCTACTTTGGAGACGGAAAGGGGAATTTTCACTTCAGCCCCAAGTCAATTCCAATGATTGGGGAAAACAGCTCCACACTTGCCATTTATGATATAGATGAAGACGGTGATCTGGATATATTTGTAGGAAGTGCGGTAGTGAGTGGAGCTTATGGCGCAAGCCCTAAAAGTGTATTGCTTATCAATGATGGCAATGGTTTTTTCATAGACCAAACAACAGATTGGTTTGGACAGGATACAGATCTGGGGATGGTCAACTCTGCAGTTTGGGCGGATCTGGATGGAAATGGAACAAGTGAACTACTACTAACAGGTGAATGGCAAGGCATACAGATATTTGAAAAATCCGAAAGCAATACCCTGAATGAAAAGCTGACACTTGGTCTGGAATACTCATCCGGATGGATAAATCAACTGTGTATAGCTGATGTGGATGGAGATGGAAGACTGGATATTATGATTGGAAATCTCGGCCTTAATAGTAAACTAAAAGCAGCACGGAGCCAACCTGTCTGGCTTTATTATGGGGATTTTGATGAAAATGGGCAGACCGACCCCATCATCTTCCATTACATGGAAGATCATCTTTTGCCTTTTGCTTCCCGTGATGATCTCATCAAGCAGATCCCAGGACTGAAGAAAAAACATGCTTACTACCGCGACTATTCTAACGTAGCAAGTCCAAGGGATTTATTTTCGGAAGAGAGTTTATCCAGGACATCAAAGTTTCCAGTCTATGAATTCCGCTCTGGCACCTACTTCCAACAGGCAGATGGAAGTTTCATCTTTGAACCCTTCCCTTTTCCTGCGCAGCTATCTCCTGTACTATCAGTTTATTGGGACGAAAAGGAAAACACAGTGCTACTTGGAGGGAATTTTTCAGGATTCAGAGTTGACTTAGGCAGCAACAAAGCGTCCGCATTTTCTTCCTATCAATGGAAAAACGGTAACTGGATGCCCAAAGAATTAACAACCAACATAACACCGAAATCAGAGATAAGACAACTCCATAAAATCACCGTAAACCAAAAGGGGTATGGACTGGCAGGAAGCAATTCAGGTCCATTATTCTGGGTCAAACTTTATTGA